Genomic window (Culex pipiens pallens isolate TS chromosome 3, TS_CPP_V2, whole genome shotgun sequence):
AATCACGGCGTGCGCTGATGTAACGCCTCGATGATGTTTATCCATCAACCGTTCCGTTTACAGACGAACTTCAAAGGGAGGAGGATGTGCTGGAATGGCTCGTTGAGAACAAAGCTACCGGCGATGAGGATGACGTGATCGAGGAGGTGAACGCCAAGACGCTGAAAACGTTGATCTCAAACATCGACAACCTGGTTGTAGTGTTCTGTAGGTGTAACCGTACATTAACCCGGGCATAAATTTACTAACCAGCTGCAATCCTACACAGACGACGAAGGAGACGATCAGTCCGAGACTGTTCTGCAGGAGCTGGAGAACATTGACGACGACTGCGCCAAGCATGGAATTCAGTTCGTCAAGATTGACGATGCCAAGGTTTCCAAGGAATACGGCATCGACGATGTAAGTACAATTGCTCGTTGCAGTGTCCGATATAATTAGACCCCGGCTCATCACCTCACTTGTTGCGTTTTGAGgtttatatttaaaacaatttacttCCTACGTGCGAGCTGAACGTTTAATACACATGCGTGTAGTTTTATGGGCCGTTAACTTGTGACTTGTGCCAAAAACCGTCTTTCGACGGCGCTCGCAAGGTTTCGTACCGTCTGATTGAGTGCTCACATCGTCTAGTGCATTCCGCGCGATCGGAGACGAGCACAAGCCTCGGCTTCGGCCGAGGCAGAACACTTGCTAGTCCTAGGAGGCACTAAAATTACCCCGAATCATTGTTGTGCTGGCGCTACAAGTTCACTTTTCCTAACCCCGTACAGATCCCGGCCATCGTCTATTTCGAGAAGGAGATTCCCAACGTGTACGATGACGACCTCGAGGACGAAGAGGAAATTCTGCAGTGGCTTCTGTCCCAGCTGGAAAAGGACGAGATCGAGGATGTCACCGACGAGATGCTGGACAAACTGATCAAGGAGGGCAAGGCTGTCGCCGTCTTGTTCTGTAAGAATGTTTAAAGGCTTTCTTAAATAACACTACATGGATGTTTACCCCTTCTAGACGACAACAATGACAAGAAATCCGACAAGATCCTGAACGAACTGGAGAACATCGACGACGAGTGCGACCAGCTGGGCATCAACTTCGTCAAGATGGACGACACCGAGGAAGCCAAGGACTACGGCGTCACCAAGTTCCCCAAGCTCGTTTACTTCGAGCAGGGTGTCCCAACCGTGTACGAAGGTGACATGGAGAATGAGGAGGACGTGCTCGAGTGGCTCGACCGCCAGACCAGCTCGGATGAGATCGAGGACGTCACCGATGAGATGCTGGACATGATCATCGAAAAGATGCAACACGTTGCGGTGCTGTTCTACGACAAGGACTCCAAGGCTTCGCAGAAGGTGCTGGCCGAGCTGGAGAACATTGACGACGAGTGCGATCAGAACGATATCGCTTTCGTCAAGATCGACGATGACAACGAAGCCAAGGAGTGGGGCATCGATGAACTGCCAACCATGGTAAGTCTTGGTTGGTTGGTGAACGCTGCTGGTCATAACTTGACAACTGCCATTTTCAGATCCTGTTCGAGCGCGGCATTCCTCACATGTACGAGGGAGATCTGATGAAGGAGGAAGAGCTGTTGGGCTGGTTGGTGCACCAGAAGAGACACTCGGAAATCCCAGAGATTACCGATGAGATGAAGGACAAGCTGATGCGCACGTACGACCACGTTGCCATCATTTTCTGTGAGTTTCATATCAATACGCAACTCTGCGTTAGTTACTAATAACACCTTCTCTTTAGACGACAAGGACGACAAGCAGGACATCCGCGTGTTGAACGAGCTGGAGAACATTGACGACGAGCTCGAGAAGGAAGAGATCGTGATCGCCCGCCTGGACAACGCCGAGGAGGCCCGCGAGTACGGCCTGGACCATCTGCCGGCGCTGGTGTACTTTGAAAATGAAATCCCAGCCATCTACGAGGGTGACCTGATGAACGAGGAGGAAGTGCTGGAGTGGCTCAAGCTGCAAAAGTACTCCGCCACCATCGAGGAGGTCACCGACGAGATTCTGCAGGACCTGATTGAGGAGCACGAGTACGTGTGCGTGTACTTTAGCGGTGCCTGCGAGGAGGGCGAGAAGTGTGACAAGATTTTGGACGATCTGGAGAACATCGATGACGAGCTGGACGAAGCCGGCATCATCTTCGTCACCACTGAGGATATGTGTAAGTAACATAGATTTTGCTAATATCCTGAATGAAAAGTCATAACGTTTGTCAATTTCAACAGCCACTGCCAAGAAATACAGCATCAAGACCCTGCCAGCGCTGGTGTTCTTCCGCAACAAGGACCCGCTGATTTACTCTGGTGATTTGAACGACGAAGACGAGGTCCTGGCCTGGTTGACCGACGAGGAAACGCTGGAGATTCCCGGAAAGATCGAGGAAGTGAACATCAAGATGCTGGAGAAGATTCTGTCTGAGAACGAACACATTGTTGTCTTCTTCTGTAAGCATTTAGCAGGTAGTGGCTTCGAAACCTTTTGATTACATTACTCTTTATCCGAAGATCACGATGAGGACAAGAAGGCGCTCAAGATCATCACTGAGCTGGAGAACATCGATGACGAGTGCGAAGAGAAGGACATTGATTTCGTCAAGACTTCGGACGACGACATTGAGAACGAGTACGATCTGGAGGACCTGCCGGCGCTGGTGTTCTACCGTCACAAGTTCCGTACCATCTACGCCGGTGATTTGATGAACGAGGAGGAGATCCTCGAGTGGGTGCTGGAGCAGTACGAGTCCAAGCCCGAAGTGATCGAGTCGGTTGACCGCAAGACGCTCCAGGTGCTCGTCAACGAGATTGAACATTTGGCTGTTTTGTTCTGTGAGTTTATTTTAGGAATGACCAATGTTCGTTATTATCTGACTTGTAAACTTTTCCACAGACGACGATGAGTGTGAGACCTGCCCGAAGATTCTGGAGAAGCTGGAGACCATTGATGATGATACGGACAAGCATAACATTCAGTTTGTAAAGGCCAACGATGAGAAATTAGCTCACGAGATTGGAATCTTCTCGTTCCCAGCTTTGGTCTATTACGAAACTGGAGTCCCGATTATGTATGATGGTATGAACGATTTCAAAAGATAATTTTCCCCCGAAATGTGTTTTGAACCTAATCTCCCTTATATCTGACCAATAACTGTACTGTGTGtaatttttctctctttcccatgtcaatttaggtaatctcaaaaatgAAAAGCGCATCTTGCAGTGGCTAGTTGATCACAAAAGTAAGAACCTTTGGTGTAAATAGTTGCTaacgattttattttaaatttgatacaAATTCCTGACCTTTATCACATCGTGTTGATCCATGAAAACGAGCCCATCGCATTCCAGATCCCACTCTCTAGAAACCAATCAAGTGACGTAAACTCCTGCTCCAATCGGAAATCTATAACCCTCATGATAAGGCTTCTGACCCCGGTGCTTCCATTGCAGTCAATTCCTATCCCTCTCCATACAATGGTTTTTAAATGAATACATTCCATCAccaaatcataaatttaaaatgcaaaccCGTGCTTCAAAAGCTTTTCTTCTCTCTTTCATACAATCTGTCATCATATCGTTCCTTTCGAACCTTTGAATATCTTAAATACCAACCAAACACCACCCCAAACAAACCAAAACCCCAGGAAAGTATGACATTAAACTGAAGTACAGTGGTGGTCAGAAGAAAGAACGCAAGATGGTCTATTTCTCTGATCCGGAAGAAGAGGCACGACTAGCGCGCCTGCAGGCCGAAGCACGGGCCCGGTCCGGTGTCCCGGAAAAGTCCATCCTGAAACCGCCGCCAGGCACCCCTACCAGTCTATTGTACAATCCCAAACCATTAGGTAACCTCTCAGTGAGACATTTGCACTCTTGCTCTTACTataaacacacacacccacacacacgctGTACGTGTCTCTGGTGCAGCCTTTTTAACTTTGCCTAGATAGTTGAAACTGCCTGTTAGTGCCAATCTTTGCTAGAACGCGCACTCTGCGTTGGATTCTTTGTCTCAATGTAGGTTCACGTGCACGCACTTGCATCTCTATTGGTCGTACCGTGGTTGTAGCCGCCTGTTGGTTCAAAAAGTTAGGTGTCCTccgtgtttgaaaaaaaaaccgagcACGTGTTTGCACGTGTCTCGTTTGCCACCTTTTTTTTCCTGTAGTATGTATGCTTATGACTTTCCTAACATTGTTTCCCTTTAGATTCAAGTCGAGAATGTGGAGATTCGAATGATTGATGGATCCTTATGATGTTTGAAACACGAACAGCTATTCATCATTTTGAATAAGTTTTCTAAACGTTCAAAATGATAAATAGATgttcatgtttttgtttttgaggatTGTAGAGTGGTTATACGGATACCAGATTCACGGCATTCTTCTAGAATAGTTATCTCTTTCTTTGAGCATAAGTACAGTGCAAAAACGCTTCACCTTGATTGGTCTTCATCGTTCAAACGGCATTTTTCTCAAAGTGGATCTGTAGCCTAATGTTGTTAGTTTCTGCTGACAGTTTCCCTTCATTCGAGTTACACTTTCATTCAAACGTTTTCCAGATAACAAACTACCCAAACCGGCAAAATCCAAACAGCGGGAAACCGTTGAAGACACCGACAGGGAAGATAGAATTGATAAGAGGAAGCCCAAACCGGGCAAACTGAAACCAATCCCCAAATTATCATCTCCGGTCATCGCCTCTACCACAAATAAACCTGCCAAGTCTGCTCCGTCCAAAAGTACCAAAGACAATGCCAAAGAAAAGCCCAAACCACAGTTCAGACCCCTGAGCAAACCCCAACCCGAAAAAGCCGAACCGGTAAAACCCAAAGCCGACAAGAGGAAGTCAGATGACGAAGGTACCTTAAATTGAGCTGTAAATGGCTAAAGATCCGCAccgttttaacacttttttctacgtgtaaataaatttaatttttactaaACACAAGATGTCTACCGGATTACGATCTACAGCTCCCAGTGTCCGAGACAGTACTTAAAATTTGCACTCTATGCTCTTTATAAGCTATTTTCCTTCTTAGAGAATAATCAGTAGATTACCAGAAGGAGATTTCCCCCCGAATCTACTCTAGACTagtctctctctatctcttttGGCTTGTAATAAAGCAGTCTATCCTGTCAACCCCTCTCTAATGCCACTACACTCTATGGTTGATCCTTTTGAGGTCGAAATCTTCCTTCGCAAGCGTTCGTTTAGTTCTTACCACACGTCTACCACGTACCTCGAAACGATCACAGTTGCATGTTACTCACCATCACTACCGTGTAAATTCACCAGAACGGGCGGCGAAACCTGAGCGGATCTCGTTGGAGATCACTCAGAGTTCACCCAGTTCCCGTTTCGCATTGTTTGCATTGCATCCGTGAGTGTTATGTGCATGTGTTCCTTACAAGTGCCTAGACCTATCCCTCCACCAAACTCTGCACGATCCTTTCTTCCACGCGCCTAATACTGCCTTTGTTTGTTCAAAACCATCACGTTACAATCGCTCGGTAAGAATTCTACCATTTAGCAGAATCGTTAGTACAGTGCTGTTTTCGATGAATATTGAGCGGGTTTCTGTCGGAGTAGGAGCAATTTATGACTTAAGCTGACACAATGTTTTTGATCGCTTCGGGAAAGATTGTTAGATCGAATAAAACGAGTATGGCAATAAcagtaaaataaaaagaaaaagttaGGATCGTAGGCTGACCTTATTGAACGCAAATTTCAAGATTATGTTGAATTGCATTGTGGCTACGTAGTGAAACTGACACACAAATCGGCAAACCTGGAACAGTCCAGAATCATCCTTAGAGATACCTCCCAAAAATGCTTTTCCCTTAGTTAATGAAACAAACTCGGCAATGGCAAAGCAGTGCAATGTAATCTTGGGTCAAGATGCCTTTCATACAGCTCCAACTGTTCATTTTAGTGTATCTCTCTCACTCTACCAATATCTTACGCTGTCTTATCTCTTGCCTCTTTGTTCCTTGAATGCTTGGATTCTCGATTCCTTGCAAAACTGCTAGTCGGAACGTTCTACACTACGAAActatcatattgtaaaaacctaGCTAATCCAGCTAATATCCAGCATTTGCGAGATATTGTAACTCTTAGATATTCGGTTTGGTctacaaaaaacattttgtcagttaattcataaattagctgcttcgaaaacaaaaacaaacggcATACCGATCGTGGTATATTGCAGAAACCTTCTCTTAACACATCCACTGTGCGCGAATAAGTTTGTTTCCTTTTGAAACAACTACTATTAACTAATAGTTGCAAGAACTCAGAAACCTTTCTTTTGATCGCTCTCACTAAGTGTACTGTTGCATCCCTGAGTTCTTCTGTACAATTATTGCGTATAACTACAGTGAGAATGTTACAAGCAatcgaaaataataataaaattgtacTAACATTtgcatacaaaaataaatcaaaagaaAAGCAAAACAATCAACTACTGTTTGTCCCCGCGAAGATCTGCAAAGTGCAATCAagtttttatttgcaatttctTTCTAATTTCACTACCCTCACTGATTCTCTGTGCCAGAATGTGTATTGctgtacgagaatcgaacctcaaaattctatcaaaaacaaactaaatctgacaaaatgttttttgtatACACACAGATGACGAATGTTTCTACGTTGGATTGGGTCACGCCGGTCGCGTTACCAAGAAGGACAAAAAGTCCGCCAAGGAAGATGACTCGTTCCGATGCTGCCCGGCCAAGGTAGAGAAGAATACCCGCGTGACGCAGATGGCCGCCCAGAAGATCAGCCGACGGGACAGCAACGAAGCTGAGAGCCAGTTCGCGTTCAAGCAGAAGAAACTGTCGGACGTTGCGGACGCTACCGCTGCCGCCGCCAAGGAAAAGAAAGCCGCCCAAGCCAAGAACCCCATCGACGTCAAAGTCAAGGGCAAGTCCAAGCCCAAGGGCAAAGGTAAAAaggacgacgatgatgacgacgacgatgacgacgagcaGGGACTGTTCGGAAAGCTCGGCTGGTGGTAAATCGCGTTAACCTAGCATCTACCATCTCTAGACACAGTGTACCTTTCAAGGCCCACAACTACCAATATGACATCACTTATGAGTAATCCTAGTTACGCTTGTATAAAagtgaaccaaaaaaaatatcatccatcCAGTTGATAACCGGAATGCAAACAATTCTTTTGAGATCCTCACTCGAACTACAGTAACATACCAAATGTTTCGACCAGCAATGACCTCCCCAACAAAATTCTACAGACTCCCCACACTTCGAATCCTGTGTGTGTGCGCAGACCACCATCCCTGTGAATACGAGTTCTAAAAGAAATCCATTCTCTTTATTTTCCCCCGCCAGATGCACCTAAGTAAAATGGTTGGTTGGAGTTACAATTTGACATCCCAATTATCAAACAGTGAAAGAGAGATTCATagataaaagaaaaagagaGCGAGAAATATTTCTTAAACAATTGCTATACTGATTAGAGCAACAAATAgcagaaattcagaaaatctTAACAGTCACGTCACATGCGACGAAAATCAAAGAAGAAGGTCGAGAAAtattagcttagcttagcttaagtatacttatcaaaacaacctgcaatgaaaaaaaaatggttacggAAAATGCCTTTGACACTAAGTAGAGAACACAAGCACACGCACCAACACTAGCAAACACGCGCACCTCCACAAGCAGTAGACAGCAGTATAGTTTTGCCACCACTCACGCACACACGCAAGCAAGCAAGCAAATGTGAACGCATCAATTCAAAACCTCGCACGTTTTCGGCATATAGCAACTATTTTTCCAGCTATAAACTAAACTGTTTTGTTCATTCTTGAATAGACTGCAACGTACGTTATTTACaacacaagaaaaataaaataaaagatatATTTACTACAAAGCGATCACCTACACACTAAGCAAAATTTTTAACGCAAATCTGTTGATTTCCTAGTGAGACTAGCACTGTAGTTTactataaattaactttttttttcacaaaataattaCTAGTTAGTACGGCAGCAAATAACTTTACACTATATAGCTAACTGtacgaaagaaaaaaatcaattgactgcaaacaaacacgttttgttagaTAGTTTTACTACACACCTACACGTAAGGGCTTCACTAGCACACGCATGCACGCACTAACACTGAAAaggcacacacgcacgcacaacATGCACACAGGAGcactttttgcactttttagctatttgaaaaaaagcgcATCTTCAGTACGCTGTGTTGTTGATaggtacgacgacgacgacaacgactaAACTGCCAAGAGAGCATagaaatcatgcaaaaaaaaacgttgaaatgtGTACAGATCTCTTATGCGGTTGACCTAGTAGAATCATAGTTGTTACATCgagtacattaaaaaaacactcaagAAATCTTGAACAAATCAGAGTGCTCACACGCACTGCCCTGACTATCCAGACAGTGGAACATAGATAAAAAGAAAAGCATGTGTAAATAATAATGATTGGCAGGCATTGTTTTGTCAAGTTCTTCGACTAAACCTAGTATTTATTATACGATTTTTGTTGGCTATCTTGTTGATTAGATTTATAATCGAAAGAAAAGCGCTACAGAGATATGATGTAGGGCTTCTCAGTTTAATGAAAGAGAACGAAATCCCTATGTTGAGCATACAAACGAAGCTCGcggttaaacattaaaaaaaaattctcagatATACAAAACTAACCGATTCATTCCTTAATTTCGTATTTCTTCTGCCTACAGTACCCTGAAACACAAAAGCCAAATTGTAATGAAGAAttggaaaaaagaacaaagATTAAAGTCCACTATCaattttttgcaacatttttctGTCACTTTCATTCATCTTGGGATCCGAAGAACATACAAAATAAAGGAATTGAACAACCACACACACGCATACGAACAAGAGACAATGCAAAACCGCAAATGGAACCGGCTACGCATTCGATCGCGTAAACACAATAATGTAGAAGGAGGTGAGAAAGCGAACCGTAATGTGAACAATAGTATTTAAAGCCCCTAAATAGTAACAAGCTGTCAACTTGAACAGAGAGAAAGATTTTCACAGAAAAACGGCAAACAAATGTCAGCTCATCAACTTTCAAACTGAACAGACTAGAAATATTTCTTAATATGAAGCAGCAATCGTTCGGAATAATAATAACTAGATGCTaagtttcgttaaaaaaaattataggtcAGACGAATGATAAAACCGCTGCGAACAAACAGATTAGCGAGAACATTAAAGAAGGAGAtgcaagaaatttaaagaacgatttatttttactgttattgccttactcttttttattatttttgaaacattaatcTAATAAAGGTTTGATTTACTTCAAGCAAAACTAACCACGTTTTTCTCAGTCAATCACCCACGAGTtgttcgaaaaatcattttcaccCTTTCACTTTACACTATGGTAGCAAAAATTGTGATTAACAGCCCACTGCAAGATGTAAGTATTGTGATCAGGGAGATCGGTCGGGAAAAATGGGATTTCAGCTCATTAATCAATTGAATTGCAGGGGACTTGCTGAACGAGTACGACGTGCTCGATTGGATCCAGGACCACTTGACCGACGAAAGTATCGAGGAAGTTGATCGCGACACGATGTTCGAGTACATTGAATCGAAGGATTTCGTGGCCGTAGTATTCTGTAATGGACTGGCGGTCAATGGCGAGTGAACTAAGATTGCTAACTACGCGCTTTTCCTGCAGATCTCGAAGACGACGAGGACAGCCCCAAGATTCTGCGCCACGTGGAGTTGATCGACGACGAGGCGACCGAGTATGGCATCCTGATGGTCAAGTCGTCGGATCGGCTGATGGCGAAGAAGTACGGTTTCCGCAATCCACCCGGAGTGACGTACTTCCGCAAGGGCAAGCCCATCAACTACGACGGCGACATCGACGACGAGGAGGAGCTGCTCGACTGGTTGACGAACCCGCACAACATGGAGATGACCGACCACATCGAAAAGGTGAACCGGAAGATGTTCCAGAAGATTCGGCAAGCGTCGGACTACTTGGCTGTGTTCTTCTGTAAGTGGAGACCAGGATTCTTGTATCGATTGAGATTGATTGCATCTTCTATGCTTTACAGACAGTGAAGACTGCAAGCAATGCCCACGGGTGTTGGCCGAAATCGAGCACATTGACGATGAAGCCGACGGTGCGGGAATCAACTTTGTCAAGATTGACGACAAGCAGATGGCGAAGGAGTTCGGTATCTACGCTCTGCCCGGCATTGTGTTCTTCAAGCTGACCTCGAAGGATCCGGTGATCTACGCGGGAGACCTGAACGACGAAGACGAGATTCTCAACTGGTTGATGACGCAAAAGAACCCTGGTGGTGACGTGATCGAAGATCTGGACGGAACCAAGCTGCTGAGCCTGATCGAGGAATCTAGCTCGTTGGCTGTATATTTCTGTAAGTAGACGCCTCGTGCAGGCTCGATTTTGTAGCacaattaaacaattgaaaGCTGTGTAAAACAATATATGTTGTTTTGGTCACTCTTTAACCTATGCATCTGCACACACATTGATTGAAAACAAACTGCACTGTGCCACACCACAACGACTAACAATGTAGGGAATAAGACGACTTGCGATATTTGCAACTCCAAGATTGCTCGCAAGCAGCGCAAGGCGAAGGAGCGCAAGGGTGTGCGAAGCCTGATCAGCGAAGGTTCAGCCGAGGCCACAGAGGAGACCATCTCCGAGGAGGCATCAGCGGCAGACGGAGGAAACACATCTTCAGAGGGTATTAACGGATCCGTTTGACATTCCTCGACctgtgtacaaaaaaaaactcgatcgCTTGTTATGTTCTTACCACATCCacacccaccaccaccaccatcgatGCTCAACCAGCCAGATCTTCTCATACGCGCGTCCACATGATCTTTACTTTGACATTCTAACACTAAATTTGTTCTGATTTACTGATATTGTTTATGTGTGGCCCTGGTTTGCTTTTTTCAAGAGCGTGGTTTTCATCCAAAATACAAGCTAAGCAAAGATTTTATTTCTCCTAGATGCTGACAATTGCGAGCAGTGCTCAGGGGTGCTGGAGTCTTTGGAAAACATTGATGACGATTGCGACCGCCATGGAATCATGTTCGTGAAAACCGATGACTTTAGTATTGCGGAACACTACGGAATCTCCGAGTATCCGGTAATGGTGTACTTTGAGGATAACGTCCCGAATGTATTTGAAGGTTAGATCGCATGCACGACAATACCATGGAAGAAGCTGATAACAAGTCTGAATTATTTGCTAGGATCCCTGGACGAAGAGGAGGAAGTACTGCAATGGCTCATCACACAAAAGACCGAAGACCGCATCGAGCTGATCACCCGAGTCATGCTGGAGGCCATGGTTGAAGACACTCAATATCTTGCCGTGTACTTCTGTAAGTTTCACAAACCCCGTTCTCCACCGCTGCATGTCCCTTTTGATTACAGCACACCAGCACAGAACCAACAAGATCCACAGCAAAGAGAGCTGCAATGTTAATGtttctttttattacttttattaccttccacaaaaaaaaaacactaccaACTCAAACAACCCCTCGATTGCACAACTTTGCAACCAATTGAGCAAATCTATCTCacgtattgttttgattcgacCAACAAACCAACCAGATAAAAACCAATCACCCTCTTACTGCCGAAGTTTTTGTTCAGCTgaaaaagttcgcaagcgaaaggAAATGACTCGGGCGGGCGTATCAGGTATTAGCAGCTGTCCGGTGCTAGAAAAGGACGCCAAATCCCAACTTCCCTGCGTATccaacaaaaccaacaaaacaaaaactatcgAACCTGAATGTACTTGTTTCTGATACTGAGCCTGAATTGTGCAAACCTAGGTGTTCCCAATGTCTCTAAATGTGTACTACTTAAACTCCTCTGTCTAGCTATCAACCTCAATCTCTTCCAAAATGCAGAACTCCAAAACCCTGTGATCTCTAACTATCGCGAAACGATAAGTGGCATAACAACTCCATATCTTTTTTCCCCGTAATTGTATACGCGCAGGTGTAACCACCAGGATGTTGTCTTCCATTGTATTTGTCTCCTATACCGTCCGCTTTGCCAAAATGCGCTCTGAACTGATCCCGAATACGTGGATGACCCCAGCCCATCTTCATTTGCTTGTCGTTTTAACCACACTGAATGAAAGCCTTCGGCAGTTGTACCTACTTCCTTTTGTGCCATCTTGCCTTGAGTAACTCGAGCTAACTTCTACCGTCTGTACTTACGGGCATGCGGCACTTGCAGCGACAGCATGACGGCATGCGATCTTTAGAGCAGCAGTAGAACATTGTTTGTCatcatatttcttgaaagcTAAGAATTTCATCACTTACCT
Coding sequences:
- the LOC120412391 gene encoding uncharacterized protein LOC120412391 isoform X4, with translation MIFSRIRSLVAPLCCLLVVSSLLVADVDCAKKAAAPPAADTATIEEVSAKQLERILEDKDYVAVYWYARSCTTCDTVLAELEHIDDDTDSFGVDFVKVNDKRLAKQYGITKFPALTYFREKEPIIYEGDLMDEAGVLDFLTSLEAMDLPDRIEEVNAKILSKIIEDSDYVAVLFCINHENCPPGNNNKPECKKCIKALQELENIDDEADELDIGFVKIHDEDLAEEYNLGALPKLVYYRHQTPIVYEHELQREEDVLEWLVENKATGDEDDVIEEVNAKTLKTLISNIDNLVVVFYDEGDDQSETVLQELENIDDDCAKHGIQFVKIDDAKVSKEYGIDDIPAIVYFEKEIPNVYDDDLEDEEEILQWLLSQLEKDEIEDVTDEMLDKLIKEGKAVAVLFYDNNDKKSDKILNELENIDDECDQLGINFVKMDDTEEAKDYGVTKFPKLVYFEQGVPTVYEGDMENEEDVLEWLDRQTSSDEIEDVTDEMLDMIIEKMQHVAVLFYDKDSKASQKVLAELENIDDECDQNDIAFVKIDDDNEAKEWGIDELPTMILFERGIPHMYEGDLMKEEELLGWLVHQKRHSEIPEITDEMKDKLMRTYDHVAIIFYDKDDKQDIRVLNELENIDDELEKEEIVIARLDNAEEAREYGLDHLPALVYFENEIPAIYEGDLMNEEEVLEWLKLQKYSATIEEVTDEILQDLIEEHEYVCVYFSGACEEGEKCDKILDDLENIDDELDEAGIIFVTTEDMSTAKKYSIKTLPALVFFRNKDPLIYSGDLNDEDEVLAWLTDEETLEIPGKIEEVNIKMLEKILSENEHIVVFFYHDEDKKALKIITELENIDDECEEKDIDFVKTSDDDIENEYDLEDLPALVFYRHKFRTIYAGDLMNEEEILEWVLEQYESKPEVIESVDRKTLQVLVNEIEHLAVLFYDDECETCPKILEKLETIDDDTDKHNIQFVKANDEKLAHEIGIFSFPALVYYETGVPIMYDGDLLNEYDVLDWIQDHLTDESIEEVDRDTMFEYIESKDFVAVVFYLEDDEDSPKILRHVELIDDEATEYGILMVKSSDRLMAKKYGFRNPPGVTYFRKGKPINYDGDIDDEEELLDWLTNPHNMEMTDHIEKVNRKMFQKIRQASDYLAVFFYSEDCKQCPRVLAEIEHIDDEADGAGINFVKIDDKQMAKEFGIYALPGIVFFKLTSKDPVIYAGDLNDEDEILNWLMTQKNPGGDVIEDLDGTKLLSLIEESSSLAVYFYADNCEQCSGVLESLENIDDDCDRHGIMFVKTDDFSIAEHYGISEYPVMVYFEDNVPNVFEGSLDEEEEVLQWLITQKTEDRIELITRVMLEAMVEDTQYLAVYFYKNQSPSYCRSFCSAEKVRKRKEMTRAGVSDKINCNICDQILEGLEVIDDELDVFGIHMVKIQDPQLAKRYSIKTFPALVYFRNGNPLIYEGDLQSEQSVLEWLIDDDNRELADEIEEVNERMLDRLMEQSPLLCVFYYDEDCQECEDILEELEMIDSEVDMYGIDFVKVASLEAAHKYGITTIPSLVYYRKQLPMLYDGDMHDHQRVMNWLTSQDVFEIKNEIEEVNRKMLNKLLDENEFLAVFFFEDDHAESDAVLERLELIDSETDNLDITFVKMGDTRYARKWGVTKLPAIVYFRKRFPSIYRGDMYDEQDVLEWLRKNRFRQPELNILMYGCIATALGFIVYTAFLLQCFKPAPPPPVQHPKQN